The Kribbella jejuensis region CTTGCCCGAGTAGTCCCAGTTCAGCGACTGCCAGCGGGTGAACTGGTCGAGCACCCACATCCCGCTCTGCCGCGACCCGTTGCCCGACTTCCCGTTCCCACCGAACGGCAGATGCGCCTCGGCCCCGGACGTCGAGTTGTTCACGCTCACCATCCCGGCCGAGATGCCCTGCGCGAACCGGAACGCCTGCTGCGGATCGGTCGTGTAGATCGAGCTCGACAAGCCGTACCCAGATTTGTTGCCTAAAGCAATCGCTTCGTCCAGGGTGGTGTACGGCATGACGCCCACGATCGGCCCGAATGTCTCGTTCAGGAACAGCTCGTCGTCCGCACGCACGTCCGCGACGATCGTCGGGTGGTAGAACAACCCGGCCGCAGGATCTCCGACGAACCCCGCGCGCGGGTTGTCCGCGGTCACCCGCCCGGTCCGCCCGATCACCCGGTGGTGTGCCACGATCCAGCCGAGCGACTTCTCGAACCCGGCCGCGAACTTCTCGTCCAGCAGCGGCCCGAACAGCACGTCCCGCGTCGGATCGCCCATCACCGCCGCCCCGACGGCGGCCCCGAATCGGTCGAGGAACTCGCCGTACACGGAGCGGTGCACGATCGCCGTACCCAAGGAGGTGCAGCGTTGGCCGGCCGTACCGAAGCCGGAGAACAACGCGCCCTCGACGGCCAGCTCCAGGTCTGCGTCCGACGCGATGATCATCGGGTTCTTGCCGCCGAGTTCCAGGCACGGTGTCTGCAGCTGCCGGCCGCACAGCTCGCCGATCCGGGTGCCGACCGCGCTCGACCCGGTGAAGCCGACCTTGTCGATCAGTCCGTCCCGCAACGCCTGCTCGAGGCCCGTGAACGTGTCGGGGCCGTCGGCGTACACGACGTTGAACACCCCGGCCGGTACGCCGGCATGCGCGAAGATCTCGTAGAACGCGTCCGAGACGACCGCGGAGTACTCCGCCGGCTTCCAGACGACCGTGTTGCCGCAGAGCAGCGCCGGGACGATGTACCAGGACGGGACGGCGATCGGGAAGTTCCCGGCGGTGATGACCGCGACCGTCCCGACCGGACGGCGGAACGTGAACAGCTGCTTGTCCGGCATCTCCGACGGCACCGTCTGCCCGTACAGCCGGCGGCCTTCGCCGAGGAAGAAGTCGCAGGTGTCGATGATCTCCTGGACCTCACCGCGCGCCTCGGCCAGCGGCTTGCCGATCTCCTGCGTGACCAGCGCGGCCAGGCGCTCCTTGTTGAGCGTCATCAGCCGGCCGACATTCGAGATCACCTGACCGCGCTGTGGCGCCGGCGTCGCGGACCACTGCGCGGCGGCGTCCCGGGCCGCTGCGGCCGCCCGGACGAACACGTCCGGCCCGGCGCTGCCGACTGTCCCGACGACCTCGTCCAGCCGCGCCGGATTCGTCGACGCTGTACGCCGTACCGCTTCCGCCACTCGCTCGCCACCGACCACGGACAGCACCTCACGCGCCATACGGCTTACCTCCAGGTTGTGGGGTCTCCAACCCTAGAGCGAAGGCGGGATCTTGTGGTCGATGTACAGGTCGGGGATCGGAATCGGCATCCGCCACAGGTGCGAGTCCGGGTGGATCATGCCGTGCCGGACCGCGATGATGCGGAGCAGCCGGAGCGGGCCGGCGATCAGGACGAACGCGAGCGGGAGTTCGACCAGCAGCGCGCTGAGCAGCGCCTGGGTGAGGTCGCCGCCGCGCTGGCTGGTCATCACGTCGACCCAGGCGTCGCAGATCAGCAGTACCCCGGACGCGAACGCGGTCGGGAACACGAACTGCTTGCGTTTCCAGCCGCCGATCGCGGTCAGGACCAGCATCGTGAGCAGCAGGATGTCGAATCCGACCCACGTCGCGACCCAGTTCCGCGCGACGTAGTGGTTCGGCAAGGTGACCGCGAGGTACACCGTCCAGGGAATCAGCGCGATCACGCAGAGCGTGATCAGCACGGTCCGCCACTTGCGGATTCGCTCGATCGTTCGTCTGGACGGCAAGCCGTCCAGGCGTGGTGCGAGCCGCAGGATCAGTTCTCGCCGCTCCTGCGGCGTCATCGCCGCGATGTCTTCGTCGGTCAGCACCCTTCGAGTATGCCTTGTGATCGCATTCACAAGCCAGTATTCTGATACTTCGAAGCACTCGACGAGCGAGGTGCGGGAGATGACCGAGCGCAAGCCACCCGGCATGAAGACCCAGGATTGGGTCGAGGCTCAGCTCAAGCGGGCCCAGAACGCCGGCGAGTTCGACAACCTGGCCGGAGCCGGGAAACCGCTGCGGCTGGCCGAGGGCCACGACCCGGACTGGTGGGTGAAGGACTTCATCCGCCGGGAGAACATCGAGACCGACGCGTTGCTGCCGTCGGCGATGCAGTTGCGCAAGGAGAAGCAGCAGATCCACGAGAAGGTCCGCGGAATGCGCCGCGAGTCCGAAGTCCGGGAATACCTGGCCGATCTGAACCAGCGCATCCGGGTCGCGATCCGCGACACCACCGGCCCGGTCGTGCCGACCGGCCCGGTGAACGAGGACGCCGTGATCGCCCAGTGGCGGATGGAGCGCCCGCCCCGCGAACCGCTGTCCAGACCGGTCGAGAACAAGCCCCGGAAGAAGTCGATCTGGCAGCGCCTGTTCAGCTGAGCATCGAGCGCGCGGTTTCCTCGATGGTCTGCTCGCCCAGCAGAACTTCGTGCGCGGCCGCGCCGAGTGGGACGTACGAGTCGTAGCTCGTCACCCGCGCCAGCCGCCCAGCGAACCCGTGGTCGATCAGGGTGGCGAGCACCCCTTCGGAGACACCACCG contains the following coding sequences:
- a CDS encoding aldehyde dehydrogenase family protein gives rise to the protein MAREVLSVVGGERVAEAVRRTASTNPARLDEVVGTVGSAGPDVFVRAAAAARDAAAQWSATPAPQRGQVISNVGRLMTLNKERLAALVTQEIGKPLAEARGEVQEIIDTCDFFLGEGRRLYGQTVPSEMPDKQLFTFRRPVGTVAVITAGNFPIAVPSWYIVPALLCGNTVVWKPAEYSAVVSDAFYEIFAHAGVPAGVFNVVYADGPDTFTGLEQALRDGLIDKVGFTGSSAVGTRIGELCGRQLQTPCLELGGKNPMIIASDADLELAVEGALFSGFGTAGQRCTSLGTAIVHRSVYGEFLDRFGAAVGAAVMGDPTRDVLFGPLLDEKFAAGFEKSLGWIVAHHRVIGRTGRVTADNPRAGFVGDPAAGLFYHPTIVADVRADDELFLNETFGPIVGVMPYTTLDEAIALGNKSGYGLSSSIYTTDPQQAFRFAQGISAGMVSVNNSTSGAEAHLPFGGNGKSGNGSRQSGMWVLDQFTRWQSLNWDYSGKLQKAQMDTQTVEADLSYELP
- a CDS encoding DUF1992 domain-containing protein; the encoded protein is MTERKPPGMKTQDWVEAQLKRAQNAGEFDNLAGAGKPLRLAEGHDPDWWVKDFIRRENIETDALLPSAMQLRKEKQQIHEKVRGMRRESEVREYLADLNQRIRVAIRDTTGPVVPTGPVNEDAVIAQWRMERPPREPLSRPVENKPRKKSIWQRLFS